TCCGGAGGAGACGCCGCGTTTCTTTCTTATCCGGCGTGCCCTGCGGGGAGCGGGCAAAGCCGGTGTGCTTGCACGGGAGGTACGGTGGGCGTAACCTTCCGTTTTGCTGCGGACAACCTGCGGGCACGAAGAATCGTCCCACGGAGGTAGTCAGAAACTGCTAAGGCTGAACGGGAAGAGAAGTCAGAAGGCGCGAGGCACTGGCGGAAGAACAGGATTCTGCCGACAAAACGGAAATAGGCTCGTAGGGACAGCACGTCCCACGAGCGTAACAACCGACTTGTTCACTCAAACCTGACAGAATTATCGTTTCCCGCTTTGTTGCCGATACTGCGTGCTCGCCGCCTGACTTCCGATTCCGATTCCATTCCACAGGGTCGCCGAGTATCCTATGGATGGCCGATGGACGATTCCATCGGAATAAATTGAGCGCCGTTCTCCCGCGCGCACGGTCAACCGGACTCCCTATGCTGCCAAGTCCGTAGTTTTACCCGCCGGATTGCTGAAGAAGAGCGAAAACCGCGTTCCCCCGCCGCCGCAAGCCCCCAACATACAAAGACAGCCAAGCGGAACGCACCTTGTCTAGCATAGCGCGTTCCGCTTTGGCATGCAACTTGCTCGAGAACAGCCGTCAGAGCTCAGGGCTCAGTTTCCAGTCAGGCAAAAGCCCGAAGGACTGAGCCCTGCGCCCCGATCACTTACTTGATCTCGATGGTGGCGACGCCGTCGAACTTCTTCTTGATGGCTTCGGCGTCTTCCTTGCTGACGTTCTCCTTCAGAGGCTTCGGAGCACCGTCGACCAGGTCCTTGGCTTCCTTCAGACCCAGGGCGGTGACTTCGCGAACGGCCTTGATGGTGTTGATCTTGTTCGCGCCGGCATCCTTCAGGATGACGGTGAACTCGGTCTGCTCGGCGGCAGCCGGAGCAGCCGCGGCAGCGCCGCCGCCAGCCACGACAACCGGGGCAGCAGCCGCGGCCGAGACGCCGAGGCGCTCTTCAAGCTTCTTGACCAGAGCGGCTGCGTCGAGCAGGCTCAGGCTGACAATCTGATCTTCCAACTGCTGTAAATCGGCCATGATAGTTTCTCCACTTTTGAATCGAATTTTGTACTGCGCCGGAGGGTCTTGCCCGCCGGTTGCCGCTCGCCCCGCCCCGAGGTTTCCGATGTGCCCAGACCGACACACCTCGAAGAAGCACTGCGGCGAATCTTGTAAAGCAGCTCTTAGCTTTTAGCCTCTAGCTGCTAGCTAGTTCTCTGGCACCGCAGTGAGCGGCGGCCGTATCGGAGCTAAAAGCTAGGAGCTAGCAGCTAAAAGCTGAACTTCTAGCTTGCGAACTTTTCCTTCTCGACGCCCTGTCCGAGGACGACGGCCAGATCGCGGCCGGTCGCGTTGATGACCGTGGCCAGGCGCTGGGCCGGAGCGTTGATGAGGTAGAGCAGCTTGGCGAAGATCTCTTCCTTGCCCGGCA
The Silvibacterium dinghuense DNA segment above includes these coding regions:
- the rplL gene encoding 50S ribosomal protein L7/L12, translated to MADLQQLEDQIVSLSLLDAAALVKKLEERLGVSAAAAAPVVVAGGGAAAAAPAAAEQTEFTVILKDAGANKINTIKAVREVTALGLKEAKDLVDGAPKPLKENVSKEDAEAIKKKFDGVATIEIK